Below is a window of Solwaraspora sp. WMMD1047 DNA.
AGGTCGCAGAGCAACTGCCGGTACCGCAGGGACGTCTTGATCTTTCCGCGTTCCCAGGACGAGAGGAGGCTTGGCGTGACGCCGGTCCCGCCGCCTGGAGCACGCGCGTCGATCCTGGCGACGACGTCCTCAAGGGTCCAGTTGTGATGCCTGCGGGCGCTGCGCAGCGGCGACTCTTGCTGGAGATTCCGCGATGTGACCACAAGCAGATCCTCACTATCCGCATGCCTGGCGTTACTCTTTGTATTAGGATGTCTGGATGGGTTCGGCATCGCAAGAGTGGTTCGAGTTTCTGCCGCTGGCTGGTGCCTGGTCTGCTCTCAATGCGCAGGTCGCTGCGAGTCTTGGTCGCGTCCGGTGGAACTTCGGCTTCCCAGTCTGCGGTACGCGAAATCGGTTGACGGTCACGACCCGGTCGCGGGAGCGGCGGTGCGCGTGTCGATCTTTGCGCCCCGCTATCCTGCGGCGATGCCTGAGACCGTCGCCCCTGGCACGCCCGCACATCCTGATCTGAACGGCGATTTGTCACATCTCGCTGCCGCGTTCGGTATTGGCGACATCCATGGCCAGGAATATCTTCCTGCGGGGCTGATGAACCGCAACTGGCGCGTCACCGCCAGCGGCGGAGATTACGCCCTGAAACAGATCATCGACGTACCGTTGGCGACCGCCCGCCGCAACCTCCGAGTCGTGACGGCTCTCGTCGGCGAGGGCGTGCCGACGTGTCCACCGGTCCTCGGCGCAGCCGGGGATCCGGTGGTCGAGGTGGGCAATCGCGGCTACTGCCTGTTGCCCTGGTTGGAGGGCGACCACCTAGCGGGCCCCGACCTGACGCTCGACCAAGCGCGCCAGTTCGGGCAGGTGCTCGGGCAGGTCCACGACCGGCTCGACCGGATAGGTCGGCGTGTAGGGCTTCCCGCGGCACCGGCGAAGCTGAGTGGTCGGACCATCGAGCCGGCTGCTGCCCTGCTCGAGCTGGATCGCTTCCAGGCCGCTGCCCGGAGCGGGGGCACGTCGTTCGACGAGGCGGTTGTCGAACTGCTCGACCGGCGCAGGGTCCTCATTGACAAGTACGCGGAGCTGCGGCCGGCGAGCGCGCTCGTCCAGGGTCGGATCGGGTGGACCCATGGGGATATGCAACATCGCAACGTGATCTGGCTGAACGGCATTATCCGCGCGGTGATCGACTGGGACCGGATCCGGGTCCGCCCGCTGGCTGAGGAGGTAGCGCGCACAGTGACGATTGTGTTCGGCGCCGAACAGGGTCGACTGGACCTGGCGCGCGCCTCCGCATTTGTGAGCGGCTACCGCGCTGTCGTCCCACTCCCGGTGGATGACCTCGCGGACGGTGTACGACGGTTGTGGTGGAAGAGGATGTCCGACTTCTGGCACCTGGACTTCCACTACGACCGTGGCGATCACAGTTGCGACCCGCTGTTCCTGACCAGCGAAGCGTTCTTGGGCTGGTGGACTGAGCACCGCGCCGAGGTTGAGGACGCGTTCTCGGCACAGCCGTAGCCGCCGGAGTCCCAGACGTCAAGGTGCCGCTCCGGTGGGACATGCGTCGCCGCGGGCAGGGAACGTCCGTTTGTCGTCTATCGACCCCGGCCCAACCTTTGTAGGTGAGCTAGAAGGCAAGT
It encodes the following:
- a CDS encoding phosphotransferase, encoding MPETVAPGTPAHPDLNGDLSHLAAAFGIGDIHGQEYLPAGLMNRNWRVTASGGDYALKQIIDVPLATARRNLRVVTALVGEGVPTCPPVLGAAGDPVVEVGNRGYCLLPWLEGDHLAGPDLTLDQARQFGQVLGQVHDRLDRIGRRVGLPAAPAKLSGRTIEPAAALLELDRFQAAARSGGTSFDEAVVELLDRRRVLIDKYAELRPASALVQGRIGWTHGDMQHRNVIWLNGIIRAVIDWDRIRVRPLAEEVARTVTIVFGAEQGRLDLARASAFVSGYRAVVPLPVDDLADGVRRLWWKRMSDFWHLDFHYDRGDHSCDPLFLTSEAFLGWWTEHRAEVEDAFSAQP